In Romboutsia lituseburensis, a genomic segment contains:
- the glyS gene encoding glycine--tRNA ligase subunit beta, which produces MNNYLLFEVGVEELPSRFVESTLGQIKSNLTKLFKENRINFNDIKTYGTPRRLTFVVEGISDKQSDLEEEVKGPSKKIAIDAEGNFTKPALGFMKSKGLKEEDVVFKTVGKDEYIFGTIRQAGCDTSKVLKTILPEAVKSVVFPKAMRWGGKNMKFARPIRWMVILLNDNVLEVDLEGIVSSNVTKGHRFLGQSEFEVTSLEDYFAKLEENYVILDQVKRKEIIKNQCIEVAKSLGGEIEFDEDLLEEVTHLVEYPTAFYGEFDADYAKLPKEVVTTPMQQHQRYFPVLKDGKLLPNFIAVRNGDDYKIENVKKGNEKVLEARLADALFFYKEDTKKSLESYIEKLKSVVFQAKLGTVYDKTLRIEKLSTDILNLLGLSNENEDTKRAAKLCKADLVTGMVFEFTELQGVMGREYAKVSGENESVSEAIFEHYLPRFAGDILPKTNPGIALSIADKLDSIAGFFAIGIQPTGSQDPYALRRQALGIINIIMDSKIDVSLKSLIELALENYTNIEFNKEEVTAQMMEFFKERIKNLFRELGIRYDVIDAVLSSNIDDISDMNLRAIELNNWLQKDELVEMLTAFNRVSTLAQKAISSDVSESLLKEDAEVKLYNEFKVIKEKVNELLNEKKYSESLDCFASLRPSIDAMFDSVMVMDKDEAIKNNRLGLLKQIYDTMLSICDLSKIVYK; this is translated from the coding sequence ATGAATAATTATCTTTTATTTGAAGTTGGAGTTGAAGAACTACCATCAAGATTCGTTGAGTCTACTTTAGGACAAATAAAAAGTAACTTAACTAAATTATTTAAAGAAAATAGAATAAACTTTAATGATATAAAAACTTATGGAACTCCAAGAAGATTAACTTTTGTAGTTGAAGGTATAAGTGATAAACAAAGTGATTTAGAAGAAGAAGTTAAAGGTCCTTCTAAAAAAATTGCAATAGATGCAGAAGGAAACTTTACAAAACCAGCACTTGGATTTATGAAAAGTAAAGGTCTTAAAGAAGAAGATGTAGTATTTAAGACTGTTGGAAAAGATGAATACATATTCGGAACTATAAGACAAGCAGGTTGTGATACATCAAAAGTACTAAAAACAATACTACCAGAAGCTGTTAAGTCTGTAGTATTCCCTAAAGCAATGCGTTGGGGTGGGAAAAATATGAAATTTGCTAGACCTATAAGATGGATGGTAATATTATTAAATGATAATGTACTTGAAGTAGACTTAGAAGGCATAGTTTCATCGAATGTTACTAAAGGACATAGATTCTTAGGACAAAGTGAGTTTGAAGTAACTTCACTTGAAGACTATTTTGCTAAATTAGAAGAAAATTATGTAATTTTAGATCAAGTGAAAAGAAAAGAAATAATTAAAAACCAATGTATAGAAGTAGCAAAATCATTAGGTGGAGAAATTGAATTTGATGAAGATTTATTAGAAGAAGTAACTCATCTAGTAGAATATCCAACAGCATTCTATGGAGAATTTGATGCAGATTATGCTAAGCTTCCAAAAGAAGTTGTAACTACACCAATGCAACAACATCAAAGATATTTCCCTGTTCTTAAAGATGGTAAGTTATTACCAAACTTTATAGCAGTTAGAAATGGTGATGATTACAAGATAGAGAATGTTAAAAAAGGTAATGAAAAAGTTTTAGAAGCTAGACTTGCAGATGCACTATTTTTCTATAAAGAAGATACTAAAAAGAGCTTAGAAAGCTATATAGAAAAATTAAAGAGTGTAGTATTCCAAGCTAAGTTAGGTACAGTTTACGATAAAACTTTAAGAATAGAAAAACTAAGTACAGATATACTTAATTTATTAGGTTTATCTAATGAAAATGAAGATACAAAGAGAGCTGCAAAACTTTGTAAAGCTGACTTAGTTACAGGAATGGTATTTGAATTTACAGAACTTCAAGGGGTAATGGGAAGAGAGTATGCAAAAGTTAGTGGTGAAAATGAATCAGTAAGTGAAGCTATATTTGAGCATTACTTACCTAGATTTGCAGGAGATATACTTCCAAAAACAAATCCAGGTATAGCTTTATCTATAGCAGATAAATTAGATTCAATAGCAGGATTCTTTGCAATAGGCATACAACCAACTGGATCACAAGACCCTTATGCATTAAGACGTCAAGCGTTAGGTATAATTAATATAATAATGGATAGCAAAATAGATGTGAGCTTAAAATCATTAATAGAATTAGCATTAGAAAATTATACTAACATAGAATTCAACAAAGAAGAAGTTACAGCACAGATGATGGAATTCTTCAAAGAAAGAATTAAAAACTTATTCAGAGAATTAGGAATAAGATATGATGTTATAGATGCAGTATTAAGTTCTAATATAGACGATATATCTGATATGAATTTAAGAGCTATAGAACTTAACAACTGGTTACAAAAAGATGAATTGGTAGAAATGCTAACAGCATTTAATAGAGTATCTACTTTAGCTCAAAAAGCTATTTCTAGTGATGTATCTGAAAGTTTATTAAAAGAAGATGCTGAAGTTAAGTTATACAATGAATTTAAAGTTATCAAAGAGAAAGTAAATGAACTACTGAATGAAAAAAAATACAGCGAGTCTCTAGATTGTTTTGCATCACTTAGACCATCAATCGACGCTATGTTTGATAGTGTTATGGTAATGGATAAGGATGAAGCTATAAAGAATAATAGATTAGGATTACTTAAACAGATATATGATACAATGTTAAGTATATGCGATTTATCTAAGATAGTTTATAAATAA
- a CDS encoding helix-turn-helix transcriptional regulator — MSIIQLNQRQLKIIDIVKANEPITSESIAAHLNVTRATLRSDLAILTMTGILDARPKVGYFYSGVSEINLMSNKIKDKKVEDIMSMPIQVKKDMSIYEVIVTMFLADVGSIFIIDEDEFLCGIVSRKDLLKATIGGADINKMPIGMIMTRMPNVVTITKDEDIVLAAKKIIEHEVDSIPVIEYDKNDKTQAKAVGRMSKTNITKLFLELTDN, encoded by the coding sequence GTGAGTATTATTCAACTTAATCAAAGACAATTAAAAATTATTGATATTGTAAAAGCTAATGAGCCTATAACAAGTGAAAGTATTGCTGCTCATTTAAATGTAACTCGTGCAACATTAAGATCTGATTTGGCTATATTAACTATGACAGGAATTCTAGACGCAAGACCGAAAGTTGGATATTTTTACTCTGGAGTTAGCGAAATTAATTTAATGAGCAACAAAATAAAAGATAAAAAAGTTGAAGATATAATGAGTATGCCTATACAAGTAAAAAAAGATATGAGCATATATGAAGTTATAGTAACAATGTTTTTAGCCGATGTAGGAAGCATCTTTATAATAGATGAGGATGAGTTTCTATGTGGAATCGTATCTAGGAAAGATTTATTAAAAGCTACAATAGGAGGGGCAGATATTAATAAAATGCCTATAGGAATGATAATGACTAGAATGCCTAATGTAGTAACTATAACTAAGGATGAAGACATCGTATTAGCAGCTAAAAAAATAATAGAGCATGAAGTAGATTCTATACCTGTAATTGAATATGATAAGAATGACAAAACACAAGCTAAGGCTGTAGGTAGAATGTCTAAAACTAACATAACTAAGTTATTTTTAGAGTTGACTGACAATTAA
- a CDS encoding pyruvate, water dikinase regulatory protein, which produces MENLIIYVISDSVGETAQQVTKAAISQFNMNEDYEIRRFPYVIDSKFLLEILNSGKNENAIIVYTLVDENLLNITKSFCEEEGLSHVDLMTPLLREITNKTNTKPKREPGIIRKLDESYFKRVEAIEFAVKYDDGKDPRGVLKSDIVLVGISRTSKTPLSMYLANKNIKVANVPLVPEIPIPKEVFEINPKKIIGLTNTPEKLNIIRQERLKALGLSSNASYANLERILQELDYSEQIMKRIGCPVIDVSSKAIEETAGIILDIMKENGLRVYKDGEK; this is translated from the coding sequence ATGGAAAATTTAATTATATATGTAATATCAGACTCTGTAGGTGAAACAGCGCAGCAAGTTACAAAGGCTGCTATATCTCAATTTAATATGAATGAAGATTATGAAATTAGGAGATTCCCTTATGTTATAGATTCTAAATTTTTATTAGAAATACTAAATAGTGGTAAAAATGAAAATGCAATAATCGTATACACTTTAGTTGATGAAAATTTATTAAATATAACTAAGAGTTTTTGTGAAGAAGAGGGATTAAGTCATGTAGACTTAATGACACCTTTACTAAGAGAGATAACAAATAAAACTAATACAAAGCCTAAAAGAGAGCCTGGTATCATAAGAAAATTAGATGAAAGCTACTTCAAAAGAGTTGAAGCTATAGAATTTGCTGTTAAATACGATGATGGAAAAGATCCAAGAGGTGTATTAAAATCAGATATTGTATTAGTTGGAATATCGAGAACATCGAAAACACCACTAAGTATGTATCTAGCTAATAAGAATATAAAGGTTGCAAATGTTCCTTTAGTTCCAGAAATACCTATACCTAAAGAGGTATTTGAAATAAATCCGAAAAAAATTATAGGTCTTACTAATACTCCAGAGAAACTTAACATAATAAGACAAGAAAGACTTAAGGCGTTAGGATTATCGAGCAATGCAAGTTATGCTAACTTAGAAAGAATACTTCAAGAGTTAGATTATTCAGAGCAAATAATGAAAAGGATAGGATGTCCTGTAATAGATGTATCTAGCAAAGCCATAGAAGAAACAGCAGGAATTATTCTTGATATTATGAAAGAAAATGGTTTAAGAGTGTACAAAGACGGCGAAAAATAA
- the ppdK gene encoding pyruvate, phosphate dikinase codes for MEAKYVYSFNEGNKEMKSLLGGKGANLAEMTKIGLPVPPGFTITTDACNDYYINSETIRDEIIKEIEKHLENLENNLNKKLGCNENPLLLSVRSGAVFSMPGMMDTILNLGLNDISVQALYKATQNERFAYDSYRRFIQMFSDVAMGIPKYKFENVLDDAKESKGYKFDTELTVEDLKEIVKKYKEIYKKEIRQEFPEEPKEQLMLAIKAVFKSWNNPRATIYRKLNDIPHNLGTAVNIQSMVFGNMGETSGTGVAFTRNPSTGENKLFGEFLINAQGEDVVAGIRTPQNISSLKDVMPKAYDEFVKITSILENHYKDMQDIEFTIEREKLYILQTRNGKRTASASINIAVDLVNDKIIDEKEALMRIDPKQLDQLLHPSFESKALNKATVIAKGLPASPGAASGKVYFNAEDVVKAHEKGEEAILVRLETSPEDIEGMICAEGILTARGGMTSHAAVVARGMGKCCVAGCSEIKVDEHNKEIRTENAVIQEGEYISLDGSTGCVYIGAVEKTDVSLTGNFEVLMTWVDKYRDMMVRTNADNPRDAACAVKFGAEGIGLCRTEHMFFEEDRIPAVREMILSKTLEQRLVALEKLLPMQRKDFFEIFKVMDGKCVNIRLLDPPLHEFLPHDEESINSLAKIMKLDPNEIKRRIVDLDEFNPMLGHRGCRLAITFPEIYDMQAKAIIQGAIQSTKEGVKVIPEIMIPLVGEVKELKVIREMIKETIDNIIAQECVKIDYTIGTMIEIPRACLTADEIAQEADFFSFGTNDLTQMTFGYSRDDAGKFLGEYVNRELLEKDPFEVLDQKGVGKLVEMGVKLGKSAKPNLKLGICGEHGGEPSTVEFCYNLGLNYVSCSPFRVPIARLAAAQAAIKKNK; via the coding sequence ATGGAAGCTAAATATGTTTATAGTTTTAATGAAGGTAATAAAGAAATGAAGTCTTTACTTGGAGGTAAAGGTGCAAATCTTGCTGAAATGACAAAAATAGGATTACCAGTCCCTCCAGGTTTTACAATTACTACAGATGCATGTAATGATTATTATATAAATAGTGAAACAATAAGAGATGAAATAATAAAAGAAATAGAAAAACATTTAGAAAATCTAGAAAATAATTTAAATAAAAAATTAGGATGCAATGAAAATCCACTTTTATTATCAGTTCGTTCAGGTGCAGTATTCTCTATGCCTGGTATGATGGATACAATATTAAACTTAGGATTAAATGATATAAGCGTACAAGCTTTATATAAAGCAACTCAAAATGAAAGATTTGCATATGATAGTTATAGAAGATTTATACAAATGTTCTCTGATGTAGCAATGGGAATACCTAAGTATAAATTTGAAAATGTATTAGATGATGCAAAAGAAAGTAAAGGATATAAGTTTGATACTGAATTAACAGTAGAAGATTTAAAAGAAATAGTAAAAAAATACAAAGAAATTTATAAAAAAGAGATAAGACAAGAGTTCCCTGAAGAACCAAAGGAACAACTAATGCTTGCTATAAAGGCAGTATTTAAATCATGGAATAATCCACGTGCAACAATATATCGTAAACTAAATGATATACCTCATAATTTAGGAACAGCAGTAAATATTCAATCTATGGTATTTGGAAATATGGGTGAAACTAGTGGTACAGGAGTAGCATTTACAAGAAACCCATCAACAGGAGAGAATAAACTTTTTGGAGAATTCCTAATAAATGCACAGGGAGAAGATGTAGTTGCAGGAATAAGAACACCTCAAAATATATCTTCACTTAAAGATGTTATGCCAAAAGCATACGATGAATTTGTGAAAATTACTTCTATACTTGAAAATCATTATAAAGATATGCAAGATATAGAGTTTACTATAGAAAGAGAAAAATTATATATATTACAAACTAGAAATGGAAAGAGAACAGCAAGTGCATCTATAAATATAGCTGTTGACTTAGTTAACGATAAAATCATAGATGAAAAAGAAGCTCTAATGAGAATTGATCCTAAGCAATTAGATCAATTACTACATCCAAGCTTTGAAAGCAAAGCTTTAAATAAAGCTACAGTAATAGCTAAAGGATTGCCAGCATCTCCAGGTGCAGCAAGTGGAAAAGTTTACTTTAATGCTGAAGATGTTGTTAAAGCACATGAAAAAGGCGAAGAAGCTATACTTGTAAGACTTGAAACATCACCTGAAGATATAGAAGGTATGATTTGTGCAGAAGGTATTCTTACTGCAAGAGGTGGAATGACATCTCATGCAGCCGTTGTAGCTCGTGGTATGGGTAAATGTTGTGTTGCTGGATGCTCAGAAATCAAAGTAGATGAACATAACAAGGAAATAAGAACAGAAAATGCAGTAATACAAGAAGGTGAATATATTTCACTAGACGGTTCAACAGGTTGTGTATATATAGGAGCTGTTGAAAAAACAGACGTATCATTAACAGGTAACTTTGAGGTGTTAATGACATGGGTAGATAAATATAGAGATATGATGGTAAGAACAAATGCAGATAATCCAAGAGATGCTGCTTGTGCAGTTAAATTTGGAGCTGAAGGAATAGGATTATGTAGAACTGAGCATATGTTCTTTGAAGAAGATAGAATACCAGCAGTAAGAGAAATGATACTATCAAAAACATTAGAACAAAGATTAGTTGCATTAGAAAAATTATTACCAATGCAAAGAAAAGATTTCTTTGAAATATTTAAAGTTATGGATGGTAAATGTGTAAATATAAGACTACTAGATCCACCATTACATGAATTCTTACCTCATGATGAAGAATCTATAAATAGCTTAGCTAAGATAATGAAACTAGATCCTAATGAGATAAAAAGAAGAATAGTAGATTTAGATGAGTTTAACCCTATGCTTGGACATAGAGGATGTAGATTAGCAATAACATTCCCAGAAATATATGATATGCAAGCTAAGGCTATAATACAAGGTGCAATACAATCAACTAAAGAAGGTGTAAAAGTAATACCTGAAATAATGATACCTTTAGTTGGTGAAGTAAAAGAATTAAAAGTAATAAGAGAAATGATAAAAGAAACTATAGATAATATAATAGCGCAAGAATGTGTAAAAATAGATTATACGATAGGAACAATGATAGAAATACCTAGAGCTTGTTTAACTGCTGATGAAATAGCTCAAGAAGCAGACTTCTTTAGTTTTGGTACTAATGACTTAACTCAAATGACTTTTGGATACTCAAGAGATGATGCAGGTAAATTCTTAGGAGAATATGTAAATAGAGAGTTATTAGAGAAAGATCCATTTGAGGTATTAGATCAAAAAGGTGTTGGAAAACTAGTTGAAATGGGTGTTAAATTAGGAAAAAGTGCTAAACCTAATTTAAAACTAGGTATATGTGGAGAACATGGAGGAGAACCTTCAACAGTAGAATTCTGTTACAATTTAGGACTTAACTATGTATCTTGCTCTCCATTTAGAGTTCCAATAGCAAGACTTGCAGCAGCTCAAGCAGCAATTAAGAAAAATAAATAA
- a CDS encoding zinc ribbon domain-containing protein codes for MTKCPRCGKEVSSRPGTICPRCGLKVYEANEKIRCPEPNCKALVSKKLEYCPKCGCKLKNYNFSDFIKMARCKIDESLNQKE; via the coding sequence ATGACTAAATGCCCAAGGTGCGGAAAAGAGGTATCTTCAAGACCAGGAACTATATGTCCTAGATGTGGGTTAAAAGTGTATGAAGCTAATGAAAAAATTAGATGTCCAGAACCAAATTGCAAAGCTTTAGTTTCTAAAAAATTAGAATACTGTCCAAAGTGTGGTTGTAAATTAAAAAACTATAATTTTTCTGATTTTATTAAGATGGCAAGATGTAAAATTGATGAAAGTTTAAATCAAAAAGAATAA
- a CDS encoding DNA topoisomerase, which translates to MKLILAEKPSVAKTIASFLGAKTRCDGYFEGNGYIVTYAVGHLVGLYDMKDYDKDRYSGSWRMDNFPFIPNEKFKFKVDSSKKKQFDIVKKLLHRDDIEYIINATDNDREGELISFLIFLLAKNKKPVKRILVNEWTPEDITRGINNLKDDCDMRNLQAAGYTRLITDWLIGINFTSVATLKYGNGKLLNIGRVILPTVKLVYDRDMEILNFIPKTYYEIEGHFKCDNGEYKGKYIKGKESKFDTIEEVNEVINSIKSDTGKILDKKVSMSKEYAPKLFSLTSLQGYITSKYSNFTSDKVLSVCQSLYEGKGKGGYITYPRTDSVYLEESLTSKVSQALDKLKLGLPYEDKIKFSKTKRVFDSSKVDSHSAITPTYIIPNNLSKDESIVYNAIKDRFIANFMPPAEYENTEIKTDVDNNIFLTKGKVLKTKGYLEVYNKEEKDDLLPMVNKDEIVDVIDIKPLTKQTTPPKPYTEDTLLKAMKNCGKSVSDDDTTVLSGYSIGTSATRADVLKKILQVGYVNKKGKSYAITDLGKNLVEIFPVKELLDVDYTGKLEKSLSDIQKGTFTRKEYLTNIMNFIYSNVNLIKNDSPKNISTENYIYNPKTKKFTKESHKSSSESKSKNAKSPSSTNEALGKCPICQSDVVEIEKGYICNNYKECRFGIWKNDKFLEYYKKKPNKTMVKSILKNGQAKVKSLTSKQGNKFDAILKYSKKDNGYFGWDIEIEKETTK; encoded by the coding sequence ATGAAACTAATATTAGCCGAAAAACCATCAGTTGCAAAAACAATAGCATCATTTTTAGGTGCTAAAACGAGATGTGATGGATATTTCGAAGGAAATGGATATATAGTCACATATGCAGTTGGACATCTAGTTGGTCTATACGATATGAAAGATTATGATAAAGATAGATACTCTGGTTCATGGAGAATGGATAATTTTCCTTTTATACCTAATGAAAAATTTAAATTTAAAGTTGATAGTTCTAAGAAAAAACAGTTTGATATAGTAAAAAAGCTTTTACATAGAGATGATATTGAGTATATTATAAATGCTACAGATAATGATCGTGAAGGAGAGTTAATCTCCTTTTTAATCTTTTTACTTGCAAAAAATAAAAAACCTGTAAAAAGAATCCTTGTAAATGAATGGACACCTGAGGATATTACAAGAGGTATAAATAACTTAAAAGATGATTGCGATATGAGAAATCTGCAGGCAGCCGGATACACTAGACTTATAACAGACTGGCTTATAGGAATTAACTTTACCTCTGTAGCTACTTTAAAGTATGGTAATGGTAAGTTACTTAACATAGGTCGTGTAATACTTCCTACCGTAAAGTTAGTTTATGACAGAGATATGGAAATTTTAAACTTTATTCCTAAAACCTATTATGAAATAGAAGGACATTTTAAATGTGACAACGGAGAATATAAGGGTAAATATATAAAAGGTAAAGAAAGTAAATTCGATACAATCGAAGAAGTTAATGAAGTTATAAACAGCATAAAATCTGATACTGGTAAGATATTGGATAAAAAGGTTAGCATGTCTAAAGAATATGCACCAAAACTTTTCAGTTTAACATCTTTACAAGGATATATTACATCAAAGTATTCAAATTTCACATCTGATAAAGTTTTAAGTGTATGTCAGTCGTTATATGAAGGTAAAGGTAAAGGTGGGTATATAACATATCCTAGAACTGATTCAGTTTACTTAGAAGAAAGTTTAACATCTAAAGTATCACAAGCTTTAGATAAACTAAAATTAGGTTTACCCTATGAAGATAAAATTAAATTTTCTAAAACAAAAAGAGTTTTTGATTCATCTAAGGTTGATAGCCATAGTGCTATAACACCTACATATATAATTCCTAATAATTTAAGTAAGGATGAATCAATAGTATATAATGCTATTAAAGATAGATTCATTGCTAACTTTATGCCACCTGCTGAATATGAAAATACTGAAATCAAAACAGATGTAGATAATAATATATTTTTAACTAAAGGTAAAGTTTTAAAAACAAAAGGATATCTTGAAGTTTATAATAAAGAGGAAAAAGATGATTTACTTCCTATGGTAAATAAGGATGAAATAGTTGATGTTATAGATATAAAGCCTTTAACTAAACAAACTACACCTCCTAAGCCTTATACTGAAGATACTTTACTTAAAGCTATGAAAAACTGTGGTAAAAGTGTTTCAGATGATGATACTACTGTTTTATCAGGGTATTCAATAGGTACGTCGGCTACGCGTGCTGACGTTTTAAAAAAGATTCTTCAAGTTGGATATGTTAATAAAAAAGGAAAATCTTATGCAATAACTGATTTAGGTAAAAACCTAGTTGAAATATTCCCTGTAAAAGAATTGCTAGATGTGGATTATACAGGTAAGCTAGAAAAAAGCCTAAGTGATATTCAAAAAGGAACTTTTACTAGAAAAGAATACTTAACTAATATAATGAATTTTATATATTCAAACGTTAATTTAATAAAAAATGATTCACCTAAAAATATAAGCACAGAAAATTATATCTATAATCCTAAAACTAAAAAATTTACTAAAGAATCACATAAGTCATCTAGTGAATCTAAATCTAAAAATGCAAAATCGCCTAGCTCAACTAATGAAGCTTTAGGTAAGTGCCCTATTTGTCAGTCAGATGTAGTAGAAATAGAAAAGGGCTATATTTGTAATAACTATAAAGAATGTAGATTTGGTATATGGAAAAATGATAAGTTTTTAGAGTATTATAAGAAAAAGCCTAATAAAACTATGGTCAAAAGCATATTAAAAAATGGCCAAGCAAAAGTTAAATCTTTAACTTCTAAACAAGGAAATAAATTTGATGCTATCTTAAAATATTCAAAAAAAGATAATGGATATTTTGGTTGGGATATAGAAATAGAAAAAGAAACTACAAAGTAG
- the dut gene encoding dUTP diphosphatase, with the protein MYTLKIKKLHEDAIIPSFAHKGDAGMDLYSIEEVKIPSTESRLIKTGISLELPKNTEAQVRPRSGLALKHSVTVLNTPGTIDEGYRGEVGVILINHGKEDFIVTKNMKIAQMVVKPIYDINILEVNELNDTDRGEGGFGSTGY; encoded by the coding sequence ATGTATACACTTAAAATAAAAAAGCTACATGAAGATGCTATAATCCCTAGTTTTGCACACAAAGGTGATGCTGGTATGGATTTATATTCGATAGAGGAGGTAAAAATTCCTTCTACAGAATCAAGACTTATAAAAACTGGAATAAGTCTTGAATTACCAAAAAATACGGAAGCTCAGGTTAGACCAAGAAGTGGATTAGCCCTTAAACACTCTGTGACGGTATTAAACACACCAGGAACAATAGACGAAGGATATAGAGGGGAAGTGGGTGTTATTTTAATAAATCATGGAAAAGAAGACTTTATAGTAACTAAAAATATGAAGATAGCCCAAATGGTAGTAAAACCTATCTATGATATAAATATATTAGAAGTAAATGAATTAAATGACACTGATAGAGGAGAAGGTGGATTTGGATCCACTGGATATTAA
- a CDS encoding C40 family peptidase — translation MLATSIVVPMAVTISHADEENIQQVNINEENTNQRSIDYRTITGNSVNFRKGPGTNYSSISKLNKGYKVEYIGKSGSWINVKYNGQVGYVHGDYVSTSGNSNITPPTDNSDDTIKSTKVVNGNSVNFRKGPSTSYSSIGKLNKGDKVGYISESNGWSKISYNGQIGYMSSQYLSTSGENVNPPSGNTDESVKSTKVVNGNSVNFRKGPSTSYSSIGKLNKGYEVGYISESSGWSKIKYNGQIGYISSQYLGNKDDISSGGNNENLPSSEKADKVINFGKTLLGKPYVWGAEGPNSFDCSGFTQYVFKKSVGVSIPRVSRDQSKFGQSVSRSNLQKGDLIFFDTDGSNNGYVSHVGIYMGGNQFIHASSSGKKVIISNMTSYYNNAFVNARRVL, via the coding sequence TTGTTAGCTACGTCAATAGTAGTACCAATGGCAGTTACTATATCTCATGCAGATGAAGAGAATATACAACAAGTAAATATAAATGAAGAAAATACTAATCAAAGAAGTATAGATTATAGGACTATAACAGGAAATTCAGTTAATTTTAGAAAGGGTCCAGGAACTAATTATTCATCTATATCAAAGTTAAATAAGGGCTATAAGGTTGAATATATAGGTAAGAGTGGGTCTTGGATTAATGTAAAATATAATGGTCAAGTTGGATATGTACATGGAGATTATGTTTCAACATCAGGAAACTCAAATATAACACCTCCAACGGATAATTCAGATGATACTATAAAGTCAACTAAGGTTGTAAATGGAAACTCAGTAAACTTTAGAAAGGGACCAAGTACAAGCTATTCATCTATTGGTAAGTTAAATAAAGGTGATAAAGTAGGGTATATATCTGAATCAAATGGATGGTCTAAAATAAGTTATAATGGGCAAATAGGATATATGTCTAGTCAATACTTATCTACCTCAGGTGAAAATGTTAACCCACCATCAGGTAATACGGATGAATCAGTAAAGTCAACTAAAGTTGTAAATGGAAACTCGGTAAACTTTAGAAAGGGACCAAGTACAAGCTATTCATCTATAGGAAAGTTGAATAAAGGATATGAAGTAGGATATATATCTGAATCAAGTGGATGGTCTAAGATAAAATACAATGGTCAAATAGGATATATATCTAGCCAATATTTAGGAAATAAGGATGACATATCATCAGGTGGAAACAATGAAAATCTACCATCAAGTGAAAAAGCTGATAAAGTAATTAATTTTGGTAAAACATTGTTAGGAAAGCCATATGTATGGGGTGCAGAGGGTCCTAACAGTTTTGACTGTTCAGGATTTACTCAGTATGTATTTAAAAAGTCAGTAGGTGTGAGTATACCAAGAGTTTCTAGAGATCAAAGTAAATTTGGTCAATCTGTAAGTAGAAGTAATCTGCAAAAAGGAGACTTAATATTCTTTGATACTGATGGATCGAATAATGGTTATGTAAGTCACGTTGGTATATATATGGGTGGCAACCAATTTATACATGCATCATCAAGTGGTAAAAAAGTAATTATATCTAATATGACTAGTTATTATAATAATGCATTTGTAAATGCAAGAAGAGTATTATAA
- a CDS encoding manganese catalase family protein, protein MWIYQKTLQHPVNLKNGDLQMAKYLVTQFGGPNGELGAALRYLSQRYTMPTGKSRALLTDIGTEELAHVEMISTMVYQLTYDATPEQLRAAGLGSSYAQNGFGIYPTDANGVPFSAAPIAVMGNAVTDLHEDMAAEQKALATYYHLINLTDDVDIISVLRFLGEREIVHYQRFGEALMDVYDFEERQQLF, encoded by the coding sequence ATGTGGATATATCAAAAAACATTACAACACCCTGTTAATTTAAAAAACGGGGATTTACAAATGGCTAAATACCTAGTTACTCAGTTTGGGGGTCCAAATGGAGAGCTTGGAGCTGCTTTAAGATATTTAAGCCAAAGATATACTATGCCAACAGGAAAATCACGTGCACTTTTAACTGATATAGGAACTGAGGAGCTTGCTCATGTTGAAATGATTTCAACTATGGTATATCAGCTAACTTATGATGCAACACCTGAACAGCTTAGAGCTGCTGGACTTGGGTCTAGTTATGCCCAAAATGGATTTGGAATTTACCCAACTGATGCCAACGGAGTTCCTTTTAGTGCCGCGCCTATCGCTGTTATGGGAAATGCTGTTACAGATTTACACGAAGATATGGCTGCTGAGCAAAAAGCTTTAGCTACTTATTATCATCTTATAAATTTAACAGATGATGTAGATATAATAAGTGTTTTAAGATTCTTAGGGGAAAGAGAAATAGTACACTATCAAAGATTTGGCGAAGCTTTAATGGATGTTTATGACTTCGAAGAAAGACAGCAACTATTTTAA